A window from Cryptomeria japonica chromosome 1, Sugi_1.0, whole genome shotgun sequence encodes these proteins:
- the LOC131066493 gene encoding uncharacterized protein LOC131066493 isoform X1: MVDSSCSFLSKCSFCLQILTHSSRSVTRLGCLHVLHNSCLLLLLKGSSSPTGYTCPSCKSQIWPTKKHFVSSGSSLANQLEELFAKSHIFMLDKNSLLPLASELLSNFSEQGFSQPRSEIRSIVFSLSSPLAEMYKDPKSQKAQQNHIPKDQNVLESWETLKSPRKTINIETPKSCSPEIGIAESVGSPKISVICFYPINFGQFFISYIINAQRTLIQGFYFLIPKIKYFAVLCRWCTLEIVLFEARKKVPTALFRTVEKV; the protein is encoded by the exons ATGGTTGATTCCAGTTGCAGTTTTCTATCAAAATGTAGCTTTTGCTTGCAAATACTGACTCATTCAAGTCGCTCTGTCACTCGGCTCGGCTGCTTAC ATGTTTTGCATAATTCGTGCTTGCTTCTACTTTTGAAAGGATCCTCATCTCCAACTGGTTACACATGTCCTTCATGCAAATCACAA atATGGCCCACAAAGAAGCATTTTGTTAGTTCCGGTTCTTCCCTTGCCAATCAGTTGGAGGAATTATTTGCGAAG AGCCATATTTTTATGTTGGACAAGAACTCCCTATTGCCATTAGCTTCTGAACTATTATCAAATTTCTCTGAGCAAGGATTCTCACAGCCACGTTCTGAGATTCGATCAATAGTTTTTAGTTTGTCATCACCTCTTGCTGAAATGTACAAAGATCCAAAGAGTCAAAAGGCACAGCAAAACCATATTCCTAAAGATCAAAATGTATTAGAGAGTTGGGAAACACTTAAATCACCAAGAAAGACGATAAATATTGAAACTCCAAAGTCTTGTTCACCTGAGATTGGGATTGCAGAGTCTGTTGGAAGTCCAAAGATTTCTGTAATTTGTTTCTACCCAATAAATTTTGGTCAATTCTTCATTTCATATATAATCAATGCCCAGAGAACTTTGATTCAGGGATTTTACttcttaattccaaaaataaaatattttgctgTCTTATGCAGATGGTGTACTCTAGAAATTGTTCTTTTCGAGGCGAGAAAAAAAGTACCGACTGCCCTGTTCAGGACTGTGGAAAAGGTTTGA
- the LOC131066493 gene encoding uncharacterized protein LOC131066493 isoform X2: MEGLCSDVLHNSCLLLLLKGSSSPTGYTCPSCKSQIWPTKKHFVSSGSSLANQLEELFAKSHIFMLDKNSLLPLASELLSNFSEQGFSQPRSEIRSIVFSLSSPLAEMYKDPKSQKAQQNHIPKDQNVLESWETLKSPRKTINIETPKSCSPEIGIAESVGSPKISVICFYPINFGQFFISYIINAQRTLIQGFYFLIPKIKYFAVLCRWCTLEIVLFEARKKVPTALFRTVEKV; the protein is encoded by the exons ATGGAAGGATTATGCTCAGATGTTTTGCATAATTCGTGCTTGCTTCTACTTTTGAAAGGATCCTCATCTCCAACTGGTTACACATGTCCTTCATGCAAATCACAA atATGGCCCACAAAGAAGCATTTTGTTAGTTCCGGTTCTTCCCTTGCCAATCAGTTGGAGGAATTATTTGCGAAG AGCCATATTTTTATGTTGGACAAGAACTCCCTATTGCCATTAGCTTCTGAACTATTATCAAATTTCTCTGAGCAAGGATTCTCACAGCCACGTTCTGAGATTCGATCAATAGTTTTTAGTTTGTCATCACCTCTTGCTGAAATGTACAAAGATCCAAAGAGTCAAAAGGCACAGCAAAACCATATTCCTAAAGATCAAAATGTATTAGAGAGTTGGGAAACACTTAAATCACCAAGAAAGACGATAAATATTGAAACTCCAAAGTCTTGTTCACCTGAGATTGGGATTGCAGAGTCTGTTGGAAGTCCAAAGATTTCTGTAATTTGTTTCTACCCAATAAATTTTGGTCAATTCTTCATTTCATATATAATCAATGCCCAGAGAACTTTGATTCAGGGATTTTACttcttaattccaaaaataaaatattttgctgTCTTATGCAGATGGTGTACTCTAGAAATTGTTCTTTTCGAGGCGAGAAAAAAAGTACCGACTGCCCTGTTCAGGACTGTGGAAAAGGTTTGA